GGGCTTGTGGATTCTTCAGTCTATTATTCATAATAAAAGGATTGCTATGAATAATAGACTGAAGAATCCAACCTTACATTCCTCTGCAATGACATTAATAGAATCAAGCCATTTAACAGAATGGGTGCCAATAACACCAGGTACAACCACACGCAATGGATACCCATGATCCCTATTTAGGGTCTTCACCtgataagaaaatataaaacaaaaccaatgtgAGACTGATATCCTGATGCCATGTGCCAAAAAATTGATCACTAGAGGATCTACTGGGCAGAAATGAAAAGGAGACAAAGTAAAAAATTACAAGTCCGACCAACATGTACCAAGTACACAACCAAATACTTATGCATAATTGTAGGATTCAACTTACCTCTCCATTCATCTCATAAGCAAGTAAAACATCTGCTTCTGGGCTTGTGGCCTGAATCAATGGAATTGATGCCTTGTAAAGGCCTCCGTTCTCCTCCTATAAGATGTAATCATTGCTCTAACTATTAGAATGAAAACACGATTTCTTCTTGCTAAGAAACTGTACTCTTTATCTACCGAAAAACatcttaaaaccaaagaaatgACTTCAGAGCACATATTAAGTATGCAAGCATGTACCTTACACCTATCAACGCTTACAAACTCAACATGATTTCCACCAGATTTAGTGGCGCCTATCAACTTTGGTATTCCCACAAGATTTAAGTTGTGGTAGAACCTGAAAAAGCAGGGAATGAATCCATCTCATTCCAAAACGGACCAAGTCTCAATTCCTTGAGACTGGTGAATGAGTGTGGGGATGCCATTGCTAACCCACTGTTATATGTTCAAAGCCCTAAGACCAAAAATTGATTAACTGTGATATGAGTCATGGTTCCCAACATAGAGAGCTCAAAAACTTCATCTTTATTACTGAGCAGTACCCTAAAAACTCAATTCAAAATTTAATCCTAATCtgatcccaaaaccctaacctaGAACGATCCAAATTTCACCTAAACAGGGCATAAAGGAAATTAGAGTAAAACCCATATCAAAATTTGGACAATAAGATAGATAGTTGAGTACTTGTGGGCCCGGGCGTTGACGCCGGAGTTCTTGGCGGAGAAGACATCGTGTGCGGTGATCTTCTACTTAGCGAGGTGGAACTCGGCATCTGGGTCTGCGAGGTCTTTGGACTTCTTAGAATCTTCTTGAGACTGGTAAAGCTAGGCTTTGAGCTCCATGATCAAAGAGGCTCCGACGCGGTGCTTCTTGGCATTATGGTCGATGGTCGACTCCGTCAGCCATCCCAGTGATTCCACCACCACCATATCGTTATAAAGTGATTAACAGAGGAAATAAGAGAGGTGGTTGAGGTCAGGGACTCGGGGTGGCAATCGAAGAGAAGATCGAAAAGAGCagagagctagagagagagagaggaggaggaggaggaggagaagagtgTGGCCACACGTCTAGAtctagaaaagttttttttttccttaacaaTTTATGCGACGGCATGGCCAAACCGTTGCAATTGGTTTAAAATTATACAACGACAACATCGTATCCTTCGTAGAAACTAGCAAATATACTACGGAAAAATAACCGTAGTACATGCCGTCgcaaagttgactttttgtgacCGAAAAGTTTTCCGTCGTAAGTTTCCGAAgcgaatgcaattttttttttagtagtgtgtGCTCATCATATATGTGAGTGATATGGTGATTACAGGGAATGATCTATCAGAAATTGAGCGCCTTGAGGAGAAGTTGtcatccgaatttgagatgaagaatctgGGTGACTTAAAGTACTTCTTGGGGATTGAGATGGTCAGGGGGAGAGATGGTATCTTCCTATGTCAGAGAAAGTATATGCTGGACCTCTTGGCAGAAACATGCTTGTTGGATTATTGCCCAATTGAGCAAAGCCATAAACAGGTAGAATACCGTGATCAAGTTTCAACTGATAAACCTAGGTACCAAAGGTTAATGGGACCTCTAATTTACTTATCACACACTAGACCTGATATAGCCTGGGCAGTTAGTGTTGTAAGCTAGTTTATGCACAACTCAAGTGAAAGACACATGGAGGCTGTAGTAAGGATCTTGAGGTATTTGAAGTCTACGCTAGGTAAATGGCTAGTGGGTATACAAATGTAGATTGGGCTAGTTGCATCACATATAGAAAGTCTATATCTAGCTACTTTACCTTTGTGAGAGGAAATCTTGTTATTTGAAGGAGCAAAAAACATAAGGTTGTTGTAAGGTCAAGTGCTAAAGCTGAATATcaaggtatggcacatggagtgtgTGAACTTCTATAGATACATAATCTTCTCCGAGATTTGGGCTTTAAGCTAAAGTTCGCTATGTAGCTATATTGTGACAACAAAGCTGCGATTGAAATCTCTCATAATCCAATGCAACATGAtcgaacaaagcatgtggaagttgatAGACACATCATTAAGGAGAAGCTGGATGCAAGGTTGattacattttctttcttcccaCTAAGGAACAATTagcagatatacttaccaaagctGTATCTAGCAAGTTGTTATATGACTCACTAGGCAAGTTGGGTCTTCAAGATGTTTATGCCCCAACTAATAAAGGGGAGTGTTGACGTGTGAGTCATTATGAGAATATTTGTATTCAGCAGTTACCTTATAGGATTAGTTTCCTATATTGGATTGTACTAACGTACTACACATGTATTGCAACTAGTAGTGTAGTACAgtaggactatatatatatataccccttaCACAACTGTGAATATTATCTAAGCATTCTCACTCACAAATATTATCTCTTTTCCATCTCAATATTTAACTTCAGCAACATGATTCCATTCATAAAACATATCATGAGAAGAGCGAAAATGCATTTGAGTATTATTccattgaaagtttgaaaccaaAGTTACCAAGACACTAAAGAAAGAGTATGAAGCAAGTAAAGTATAATAGAAGAGTCAACTTCTAGCCAAACATGCTTCCACTCTCTAACCCAAGCTAGTTTAATATCTTTGATCACCGCCATTACCTCTACCGCAACTAAGTTAGGTATGTCCAAATTACAGGCAAAAACACCAAGATTAAGACCAATATAATCCCAAAAAATAGCACCATAACCAACATGACCCGATTCATGCTTTCAAGCTCCATCAGAATTAATCTTGATCCACCCTAAAGAAGAATGATGCCAATTTACTTCTATAATTCGTAGAGCACAACACAACCGACATGTCacataaaatattttaaaattctgAGATCTTAAATTGAATTATCCATGCAGCCCGTAGCAATGCGGCTAGCAGCTTGGATCACCGCTATATATTTTATCACTATTTAAAAGTGAGGTACAAGTAGAAAAATGAAGGGCCTAAATCATTCCCCCTTTTTAACAGAAGTTGGATGGAAGTTAGGAAATGTGACAGAACTATTTAACTGATACATTGTTTTATGTCTAGGTACGTACCTAGTTGatcattttctaaaatttaagtATCATCGATTTTAGTATTAGAAATCCTCATAATTAAGGAGTTGATCGTTCGATTCATATTATCAAGTTGTTGGATTAGGTGAAATTTAGCTTAAGATTGAAAATTGTTGGGTCCATGCCATATCAATTTCAAAAGAACGTTACATCATTACTTAGTCACAATACGCATTTGCCAGGTAATATCTGCTCAGTTATCCATCAAAAATCCCAGGTTCAGTGCACCTTTTACGCATAAGCCCCAAAGATTTTGCATACTTGAATCGGAGACAGAATGTCCCATCTATTTGTTCACTTACCTTACGTTGTTCACTTATTGATGCTGTTCAAAACTAAGGGACAAGACCCCTGAGTTCTCAGATTAATTGGAACATATATAGGCCAGGTACGTAAGCAAGGTTTATATTTTTACAGTAAAATACGATGTTATCGTTTTGGGGTTAGGGTTGAGGCCAATGGGTTGGCTCAAATTACGGATTACACAAACCAAAGATGGGCAAAAATGCTTGGGTGATGTTAACCAATTAATCTCTCAGAATTGATATAACATCTGAAAACTATGAGGGGTGTCCTCATATTGCCAATTAGCTTCTTGTTGTGTCACTTGTTTGACTAACCACTACCTGAGGTCATTTGTTTCCATGCTCACTCTTGAGCAACAACATTAAAGTTTTCTGGAGGAATTCAAGGGCCAGCAAAAATAAACTAAACCAAATCATatctttcaatatatatgagcTCGTGGGATTCGATTCGTTCAATAATTATCTTAATTTTGATCACTTAGCCCTCAATTAAGCTCCCAACTTTGGACCACTTGGAGCTAATTTGTGGATTCAAGTTTGAAAACAatgttattatttattaaagtaCTAATTAACATAGAAGGTCCAAATTGATGacctatatatataaaatgtGACCGGCTAGCTTGCTTGGACCAACCCCCCTTTACTTGTAGTTTGGGACTAGGACTCTCCAACCTCCTTCGTCTAATTAACAATGGCTTAGCCCTACTCCATGCACATGCAAGCATCTCCATCTATATCTCTAGCTATTCGATCTCTATCTCTTTCTGATCTTATTCTTCTCCATATGATCTGTTGCCAATACATataataattataattatataaatcttATATCATAGCTACAATAGAGAGATGGAAAGAATGAGTTGTAGTACTCTGCGAGATCTGGGCTGTGGAGGAAGCTTCTCCTTCAGCTGCTCCGACTCCGACTTAAACTTCTCCTCTGCCCTCTCCCATTTCACCGACGATGTCGGTGATGATGTTGTTGAAGAGGATGATGATAGTGACGTCGACGATGAAGAATCATACATCGAAATAGCACTGGATCAACACCATCCTAAAGCAAGCCATGATGATGGTGATGGAGACCGGTTAGACCATGTCAATTACTTGCGCATATCGTTTTCGTCAAGCTTTCCCTTCCCAGACTTCTCCAACCACACCACCAACCCTAATACTCAAGACGACAGGAACATCGTCTCCGAGACGACGACTACTGACCCAGCTGGAGCAGTAAAGCAGGCagcatcatcttcatcaatgACGTCAATATCAGCGTTGTCCACCTCAATGGAAGACTTTAGAGGCTCTGATCATGATGTTAGATCCAAAAGGTCGAAATTGCCGGCAGTCAACCGCCTAGTCAATACGTTGTTCTTTAGTCTTTGGTCATCGTCGGACGCCACCGCCAAGAAAGTTAGTGGTGCTCAGGACCATTATAATATTAGTCATCCCCAATTGCACGTGGACAACGATGACTTCGTACAGAACAGGTATGCCAAAAcaaatttcttgattatttttagGTTAAATCATAGGAAAGTTTTATGAGTGCACATAATTTGACGGTGTGTAAGTTATACATATGTATGTATagtaaaaatttcaaataataaCCTAATAAAGACACTTACTACTACCAATTTAACTATACTACTGCATTTATTGGTATACCCATACCTTTAGGTATattatgttatcatgtttccaATGAGGTTTTTGATGAAATGTACATTAGCTTCAttatttttataagaattttCATCGGCGGTTTAAGATCACTACTTTACTAGCATgtaaaattataaatatcagAATTTCATTTTTAATACATAAATTTTGAGAATCTCAATTAACTATTAtattatctaaaaaaaaaacaattatattATCTATCACTAAAAATGTATGTTGTACAAACGATAAAGTACAGTGTGATACACTGAATAAAGCATTTAGCTTCAAATGGAGATTGAATCATTTGTTTGGTTGCATATGATTAGGAAAGTATCAAACATAAAAACCACAGTCAATGGCGGCATCATGAAGTTGCTTTTCAAGTTTCGAGCTATGAATCTTGGAACTCTGGTAGCTTCATTTGTGAAACCCCGAAAAGTTGTTTGTCCTCCTGATCAAGAGTACTGCCATTTTAGTAACGGAGTACGCAAGAACAAGAAATCAAAAGCTCAGTCGACTCTTCAGAATCAGAAGCCCTTAGACAAATTCTTTGTACAAAAGAAGCAGCAGGGAAAGGGTGTCAAGATGGACTCTTCACGAGAGGTAGGAGGCGGTGAGAAATCAAGAGTGTTGGAGAAAAACTTGAACTCAGTTAGAGGGGTTTTAGAAGCTATAGGAAGTAGTATGAGCACAGGCGTTAACCGCAAAGAAAGAAGAACGAGGAGCTGCCCAAGTTCTATCAAGTCCTCTCCAATTCATAAAGAATTTGCAGGTGATCAGAGTAAAGTATTTGCAAGAGAAACCTCAATTCAGGCTGCAATTGCCCATTGTAAAATTTCATTTGAACAAATATCTTGATTTTTGATTAGCTTTTGAATACCGATGGGAGCTTTCCTCATTTAGATTCTGTCATGGCATCACCGATAACGGATCGTGATTTAGTAGTAAATgaaaatttcactttttttttatgcATGGAGTATATATTAGAGTATTTGATCGAGTTGCTAAAAATGGCTTTTGCTTTTTGATACCTTCAAACAAGTATTCATTTCTCTCAAAGTGTGTTTAGATGagagaaaaaatgatggaatttaattgaaaataaggatttcataattcctaaaagtcaattccctcgtttggtattatcaaattgaaaattttaaatttctatttgaaaaacaacgaaggaattcattatttaaattctccacttcaatttccaccaaaatatgtgtcatttacgaatttatttgcagtattcaatttttattttcaaaacaagtcttttttctattttattttttatttattttaaactttcttaatttattacacatttcaaatcctaaattgatacaaccaaacaatagaaattaggGCTGTAAATAAGCTCGATACAGCTCGTGTTTGACTCGTATTCGGCTCGATTGTAGCTTGTTCGGCTCGTGTTCGTAACATAAATGAGCTAAGCTTATTGAGCTCAAAATCTTGACAAAATAATGAGCCGAGCTTGAACAATAATATATTCAACTTGTCTAACTCGTGAGTAGCTCAAGTTTGTTAAAACTCAACGTGTATTAAAACTCGACTCatgaaaatttataatataaataaaaatattgttttagagaaaccatatttgagagagaattgttgtatatgttctcattgataataggggcctctttatatagaggattacaatgcataaaatccaaatcatacaaggaaagtaatcatacattgaataggaatctagatccttctaatgtaaccctattaccactaggtcaagtaacctagagtttgggccagacacagaatagagatttacttaaacactccccctcgTGTCGCctaaacgcggtgcttctctcgttacctcgctaaaaaccttgccgagtaacaaaaacccagtgggcagtgggataaaaataatctcagtcgaaggggaaaaagagcataacacacccttcacgtttcgagaccatacatgtagacatctccccctgatgtctgcatctccccccgatgactacggtcatgggagttcggataacttccacaaacgatgctaccaacatgtttctcgaaaatggaatttaggcaatgacttagtgagcaagtctgtcatactgtcctcagatcgaacctagttcaccttgatcttgaggagattcTGTTATTGCTGAtagtagaagaatttgggcgatatgtgattggtgttgtcgcctttgatgtagccttgcttcatttgttcaatgcaagcagcattatcctcataaatgcttgttagctcatctgtggtagacttcagaccacaattacttcgaacatgcgtaactatggatcgaagccatatacattcacgaactgcttcatgaagagcaataatctctacatgattcgaagaggtagcgactaaggtctgctttgtagacctctaagatatcgcggtctttcccatacTGAaaaaccagtttgggaacgacttttgtgtgggtcagagagatacccagtattagcaaaaccttccaaaacacttatatcattttgggatggggagagggaacgcaatccaccatgtgtggcgtcccaggcacttgatgggtccgaatccatcgtctctctgtagggatagaactagctcatatcaatcgtaccacttaggtatcgaaagatatatttaccaccagtccaatggcgtcatgTTGGCGcatagctatatctagctagcaagttcacagcgaatgagatatctggtcttgtgcattgtgctaagtacaataatgcgtctattgcacttaggtagggcacttctgcctctagcacttcttcattgtcatcctttggacgaaatggatccttctttagatcaagactacggacgaccattggggtgcttcaaggcttaatcttgtcagtgttgaaatgcctaagcatttTTTGGGTATAAGTTGATTGATGAATCATGATACCATCTctcggtgctcaagttccaaactgaggcaaaaccgtgttttcccaagatctttcatctcaaactcggatttcaagtgttcagcggtttcccttaactctttaagggtaccaattatattcatgtcatcgacataaaccactactattgcaaatccggaacttgtcctttttatgaacacacatgggcatagttcattgttgacatatctttttccaatcaagtaatcacttagacggttataccacatccatccagattgtttcaatccatatagtgagcgtttcaatctaatcgcaaatgcgctccatggtttagagccacttgacttgggtaactgaattccatatgaaatcttcatgtatatctctgtatctagatccccatatagatacgcagtaaccacatccataagctgcaagTTTAGTTTTTCataaactaccaaactgacaaggtagcggaacttaatgacgtccattacgggagaataagTCTCCTCGtaatcgattccagggcgttgtgagaagtcTTACGCCACAAGgctagctttgtaccttacaatcttaTTTCtttcattacgctttctaacgaatacccattagtcaacatgttttatgaTAGGAGGTTTTGGCATCACTGACTCAacaaaccttcctcttcgttagagaattcatcttaacctggatcgcatctttccatttaggccaaatttctctacgttggcattcattcatcaatggagcatggttcgatatcatcagactcaacaaactcatgcgcaacgaaatgcgtgactacatcatcaattatgatggagtttctatcccacgtctcatgtacactagtgtaattttcaaagagctctatattctcaggaataggttctgacgtcgaggcgtcccctaacgataaccataactgggaagattctcatgagacggattttgagtcttgatgatcaaaggattaggttgtgccaacgtatcattcgaacccacaggCTTCCCATGTAtcttagctggggccatggcctataatgccagagtgccactctctttggcgttggcgccatgcctaccaccatatagggtggcgctacgtcctctcgtagggacatccttccttgcaggcatatttgcagtagatgtgtgatctcatcactttaataaggatcgagatgagacatagtgggcaCAGagcacgacaattcctgtcgttcctgctgaacattcgttTTCTTATCTCTCCCTATCGAATGGAAGaatgacatccgcaaatctggcgataaggagatcgccttgaaaaggcattaagtggcgaacgattgttggagtctaaaatccaactgagttgcccgttcgtctgtaaggacctatcatagtgcgctgtggcggcacaatacataaatggctcactcaaatgtgcgtaagtacaaaatacttgtacccagtcactagctgtaacacagagaTACATTGAGTGGTGGTGGATCGGAGATGAATTAGCATatctgcatgcaatattgcatcatcCCAAGCGAATATAAGgaaattggtgcgcattaccaatgttcggactaccatcgtagtcgtttccgcgagatcatttgggtgtgtacatgggaatgtgatatCCAACATctgtcccattgcaataaccatcgaaagtcttcgatgtaaactctctagcatagtcaaatccaattgactgaataggatgattcagggagtgagctcgttgtcatatgatatgtgctaggagtgtagcataagaagcattacaagtggacaatggcacaacacgtgaccaacgtgtttgcatgtcaaccaacatcatgagatatttaaacgtccgcaagtcggttgaatcagtccacagcaTTCCcacagattctatgtaagaacagaatgagtattgtcatattcTTTGCAtaagacggtctcagtcctaacttcccttaaggaatgggctttgcaaaatgagcgtggtgccttagaagcaaccaatgaggagttTGGTTGGGCATGAGCGTCTGttgcgctattagaagcaaaatgtgtgactataTCACTCATCATGGTGTTGGAACCATGGAAAGTGGCATTCCATGGCGGCATggccatggttggcgccatttatggcgtTGTCACAAAGGACTTTCGCGGTCCTATGGCGGCTAAGGACAGTGGCAGCGCCAAATGCGGCGGTCACACTAAGTccgggaatcaattttcgattcttgcttcgtttcgctcaaaagaatggatgtccgtgtgaagtctttagtaggcggatcatcatatcatgactaggatgatctattatgttgtgacaaagccaatatgtgtctaaatccaagagatcttctctcataactttattggatttaatagctcgaatagtgacatagagtccactagagagacacataaacttctctaagatacgcctttgttcgcaatcgttagaggcattgcaaaggaacttatTTTTGTTCTCTAAATGcgtttcgcatggaatccgttggctattcataggtgtgatttacctaaggagcgtagagagttactgtgatagtaatcaaggtgccatttggcaaggggaacttgggctattccatgtccctGAATTAATACTGGTGGCCTAGCCATAGTAGTCACAAAGTcaatgctcagaatcaaaatggagtcataatgaaaaaaaaactcaaaattttattcataagccaacggagttacatcattgtctctttgacaagagaaaatctaatccaaaatactagttaatgcaaaacaatggtagtcgtctagcTTCTTTCAGTaagtccaaaataaatgtgaccaggtgagtagagagatgttggtggagcaaaccTCACTTAAGtgccactaatctcagaaccttcctagacttcacacttactttgggtgagcctactttgaagaaagactaaaccattggcatttattacaaaaatatatatgacaattgcctattatatctcttggaaaataaagac
Above is a genomic segment from Rosa chinensis cultivar Old Blush chromosome 3, RchiOBHm-V2, whole genome shotgun sequence containing:
- the LOC112194049 gene encoding sulfite oxidase, whose product is MAVIKDIKLAWVREWKHVWLEVDSSIILYLLHTLSLVSWFYHNLNLVGIPKLIGATKSGGNHVEFVSVDRCKEENGGLYKASIPLIQATSPEADVLLAYEMNGETLNRDHGYPLRVVVPGVIGTHSVKWLDSINVIAEECKGFFMQKDYKMFPPLVNWDNINWSTKRLQMDFPVQCGICSSDDVNAVKPGKHAW
- the LOC112193214 gene encoding uncharacterized protein LOC112193214, which produces MERMSCSTLRDLGCGGSFSFSCSDSDLNFSSALSHFTDDVGDDVVEEDDDSDVDDEESYIEIALDQHHPKASHDDGDGDRLDHVNYLRISFSSSFPFPDFSNHTTNPNTQDDRNIVSETTTTDPAGAVKQAASSSSMTSISALSTSMEDFRGSDHDVRSKRSKLPAVNRLVNTLFFSLWSSSDATAKKVSGAQDHYNISHPQLHVDNDDFVQNRKVSNIKTTVNGGIMKLLFKFRAMNLGTLVASFVKPRKVVCPPDQEYCHFSNGVRKNKKSKAQSTLQNQKPLDKFFVQKKQQGKGVKMDSSREVGGGEKSRVLEKNLNSVRGVLEAIGSSMSTGVNRKERRTRSCPSSIKSSPIHKEFAGDQSKVFARETSIQAAIAHCKISFEQIS